Proteins from a genomic interval of Caulobacter rhizosphaerae:
- a CDS encoding glycosyltransferase — translation MAREERDQRRASGTKPGVKHRIDGGEGGLVQAAAPLPDGAHRRLSRGQVAGLIVLSVLLLLLATLRTHATWEALHLLFFVGFMGHSGVKLVAAFTPRAPRAEAWLPEEALPAYTIIVPLYREAAVAAELVANLTRLDYPRDRLQVLIALEANDHETQAAFAALDLPAGFQVLIAPPGSPQTKPRACNVALERARGDLVVIYDAEDAPHPGQLREAAARFAQDDASLACLQAPLRIEPDPRFLPDQFALEYAVLFEVFLPALARWGLAFPLGGTSNHFRADALRAVEGWDPYNVTEDADIGFRLAARGYRLDVITRPTFETSPATLRIWTPQRARWIKGHLQTLAVHARGPAVRTPRGAVALVLTLALPLASSHLHGPLFIWLLLQSAGSRLDLWAAVPAMDWMLVFFGWTCIAIAGAEAQRRAGHRQRPLPLLGAIFYWPLQSLAAAKALGQFIVAPFHWDKTPHTPRAANPLLPRLLARTGRALP, via the coding sequence ATGGCGCGAGAAGAAAGAGACCAGCGGCGCGCGTCCGGCACGAAGCCGGGCGTCAAGCATCGGATCGACGGCGGGGAGGGCGGCCTCGTCCAGGCCGCCGCGCCGTTGCCCGACGGCGCCCATCGGCGCCTTTCGCGGGGCCAGGTGGCGGGGCTGATCGTCCTGTCGGTGCTGCTGCTGCTCCTGGCGACGTTGCGAACCCACGCCACGTGGGAAGCCCTCCACCTGCTGTTCTTCGTCGGTTTCATGGGCCATTCGGGGGTCAAGCTGGTCGCCGCCTTCACACCGCGAGCGCCGAGGGCCGAGGCGTGGCTGCCGGAAGAGGCCCTGCCCGCCTACACCATCATCGTTCCCCTCTATCGCGAGGCCGCGGTGGCGGCGGAGCTGGTCGCCAATCTCACCCGGCTGGACTATCCACGCGACCGCCTGCAGGTGCTGATCGCCTTGGAAGCCAACGATCACGAGACTCAGGCCGCCTTCGCGGCCCTGGACCTTCCGGCCGGCTTCCAGGTGCTGATCGCGCCGCCCGGCTCGCCGCAGACAAAGCCCCGAGCCTGCAACGTCGCCCTGGAGCGGGCGCGGGGCGACCTAGTGGTGATCTACGACGCCGAGGACGCGCCCCATCCCGGCCAGTTGCGCGAAGCCGCCGCGCGGTTCGCCCAGGACGACGCGAGCCTGGCCTGCCTACAGGCGCCGTTGCGGATCGAGCCGGACCCGCGGTTCCTGCCCGACCAGTTCGCTCTCGAATACGCCGTGCTGTTCGAGGTGTTCCTGCCGGCCCTGGCCCGCTGGGGCCTGGCCTTCCCGCTGGGCGGCACCAGCAATCATTTCCGAGCCGACGCCTTGCGCGCCGTCGAGGGATGGGATCCCTACAATGTCACCGAGGACGCCGACATCGGCTTTCGCCTGGCTGCCCGAGGCTACCGGCTGGACGTCATCACCCGCCCCACTTTCGAGACTTCCCCAGCCACGCTGAGGATCTGGACGCCGCAACGGGCGCGCTGGATCAAGGGCCACCTCCAGACCTTGGCCGTCCATGCCCGCGGGCCGGCGGTACGCACCCCGCGGGGGGCCGTCGCCCTGGTCCTGACCCTCGCCCTGCCGCTCGCCTCGTCCCACCTGCACGGTCCGCTGTTCATCTGGCTCCTGTTGCAGTCGGCTGGATCGCGGCTGGATCTTTGGGCGGCCGTGCCGGCCATGGACTGGATGCTGGTGTTCTTCGGCTGGACCTGTATCGCGATCGCCGGAGCCGAGGCCCAGCGGCGGGCGGGGCATCGGCAAAGGCCCCTGCCGCTGCTGGGCGCAATCTTCTACTGGCCGCTGCAGAGCCTGGCCGCGGCCAAGGCGCTTGGCCAGTTCATCGTCGCGCCGTTCCATTGGGACAAGACCCCGCACACGCCCCGCGCCGCCAATCCTTTGCTGCCCCGCCTGCTGGCGCGGACTGGACGGGCCTTGCCCTGA
- a CDS encoding TetR/AcrR family transcriptional regulator, whose amino-acid sequence MTLALKKPHKSARKPKGDGHLRRGEILAAAERIFIAEGYAGATIRKIADAVGVSSTALYMHFRDKDQILLEIGDDAIGQLLAVNVDIAHRPIDAVARVRLMLEAYMKFALDNPNTYQLVFCGSRDVISKEKQAATAELGDRCFAEFSGPIHEIAAAGRLRTGSGESAAQVLWAACHGLVALLITMPDRNWAPREELMKVTLDGLLHGLVTD is encoded by the coding sequence GTGACGCTCGCGTTGAAGAAGCCGCACAAGTCGGCCCGCAAGCCGAAAGGCGACGGTCACCTGCGTCGCGGAGAGATCCTGGCCGCGGCCGAACGGATCTTCATCGCCGAAGGCTACGCCGGGGCGACCATCCGCAAGATCGCCGACGCCGTGGGGGTCTCTTCGACCGCCCTCTACATGCACTTCCGCGACAAGGACCAGATCCTGCTGGAGATCGGCGACGACGCGATCGGCCAGCTCCTGGCCGTGAACGTCGACATCGCCCATCGGCCGATCGACGCCGTGGCGCGGGTGCGATTGATGCTCGAGGCCTACATGAAGTTCGCGCTCGACAATCCCAATACCTACCAACTGGTGTTCTGCGGATCGCGCGACGTGATCTCCAAGGAAAAACAGGCCGCCACCGCCGAACTGGGCGACCGCTGCTTCGCCGAGTTCAGCGGCCCCATCCACGAGATCGCCGCCGCCGGGCGACTGCGCACTGGGTCGGGCGAGAGCGCGGCCCAGGTGCTGTGGGCGGCCTGTCACGGGCTGGTGGCCCTGCTGATCACCATGCCCGACCGCAATTGGGCGCCGCGCGAAGAACTGATGAAGGTCACGCTGGACGGGCTGCTGCACGGCCTGGTCACGGACTGA
- a CDS encoding ABC transporter substrate-binding protein, with the protein MRAALLAGLVAGLAAVAEPAAARMAAERVMSLDSCADQYVLALAARETIVGVSPRANAPDSFLRARAAGLPKRRTTLEAVLGARPDLVVRQWGGDARLTAALARRGVRTISLGDATNFEGVRTNVRRVARALNRGPEGEALLARMDADLAKAAGAGRGQAAFYLTPGGYTAGPDTMIDAMLRAAGFTNAATQPYFSPAPLESLVLKPPKAVVLGFFDLTRAGADRWGPGRHAALRKATRGRVVASLPGAMLGCSAWFAADGARALAEAAR; encoded by the coding sequence ATGCGCGCCGCCTTGCTCGCCGGCCTCGTCGCCGGCCTGGCGGCGGTCGCGGAGCCCGCCGCCGCCCGGATGGCCGCCGAGCGGGTGATGTCGCTGGACTCCTGCGCCGACCAATATGTCCTGGCCCTCGCGGCGCGCGAGACCATCGTCGGCGTGTCACCGCGGGCCAACGCGCCGGACTCCTTCCTTCGCGCCAGGGCCGCGGGCCTGCCGAAACGACGAACAACGCTGGAGGCGGTGCTGGGCGCTCGTCCCGACCTCGTGGTGCGTCAATGGGGCGGCGACGCCCGGCTGACGGCGGCTCTCGCCCGACGCGGCGTACGCACGATCAGCCTGGGCGACGCCACCAACTTCGAAGGCGTGCGGACCAATGTCCGCCGGGTGGCCCGGGCGTTGAACCGTGGGCCGGAGGGCGAGGCCTTGCTCGCGCGGATGGACGCTGACCTGGCGAAGGCGGCTGGCGCCGGCCGGGGACAGGCCGCCTTCTACCTGACGCCGGGCGGCTACACGGCCGGTCCCGACACTATGATCGACGCCATGCTGCGAGCGGCGGGCTTCACCAACGCCGCGACCCAGCCCTATTTCTCCCCCGCGCCCCTGGAGAGCCTGGTGCTGAAGCCGCCGAAGGCGGTGGTGTTGGGCTTCTTCGACCTGACCCGGGCCGGAGCCGACCGTTGGGGGCCGGGGCGTCACGCGGCGCTGCGCAAGGCGACGCGAGGTCGGGTGGTGGCCTCCCTGCCCGGGGCCATGCTGGGGTGCTCGGCCTGGTTCGCCGCCGACGGGGCGCGGGCGCTGGCGGAGGCGGCGCGATGA
- a CDS encoding FecCD family ABC transporter permease: MLGLVRRRRGAGAGGGGAMRSRRLELCLLLALIATAAVAVSLGESALSAVQYRQALTDLASPPAEVLWTIRLPRVLMAALVGAGLGLAGATMQGLLRNPLAEPGVLGVSATAGLGAALAIAGGLAAFPGAIELAALAGALAAGAVVVGLAARFREPEVLILFGVALSAFAGALTALVFNLSPSPVAIAEVLAWLMGSVENRDFTDILRAAGPMAVGAGLCLYAAQGLRMLTLGEEAAQMSGLPMARLRVAAVAGSALLAGASVAAAGVIGFVGLAAPHLVRAAVRDDPGRLLRPSALAGAVLLVAADLAARLIPSEQELKLGVVTALFGAPVFALLAWRAARSWRS; encoded by the coding sequence GTGCTCGGCCTGGTTCGCCGCCGACGGGGCGCGGGCGCTGGCGGAGGCGGCGCGATGAGGTCGCGTCGCCTGGAGCTTTGCCTGCTGCTGGCGCTGATCGCCACGGCCGCCGTCGCAGTCAGCCTGGGCGAAAGCGCGCTGAGCGCCGTGCAATACCGCCAGGCGCTGACCGATCTGGCCTCGCCGCCCGCCGAGGTGCTGTGGACCATCCGCCTGCCGCGAGTGCTGATGGCCGCCCTGGTCGGGGCGGGCCTGGGCCTGGCGGGGGCGACGATGCAGGGGCTGCTGCGTAATCCCCTGGCCGAGCCTGGGGTGCTGGGCGTCTCGGCCACGGCGGGCCTGGGCGCCGCCCTGGCCATCGCCGGCGGTTTGGCGGCGTTTCCCGGCGCGATCGAGTTGGCCGCCCTGGCCGGGGCTTTGGCGGCGGGCGCGGTGGTGGTCGGCCTGGCGGCGCGGTTCCGCGAGCCCGAGGTGCTGATCCTGTTCGGCGTGGCCCTGTCGGCCTTCGCCGGCGCCCTGACGGCGCTGGTCTTCAATCTCTCCCCGTCACCGGTGGCCATCGCCGAGGTGCTGGCCTGGTTGATGGGTTCGGTCGAGAACCGCGACTTCACCGACATCCTGCGGGCGGCGGGGCCGATGGCGGTCGGGGCGGGGCTCTGCCTCTACGCCGCCCAGGGCCTGCGGATGCTGACCCTGGGCGAGGAGGCGGCCCAGATGTCCGGCCTGCCGATGGCGCGGCTGCGGGTGGCGGCCGTGGCGGGTTCGGCCTTGCTCGCGGGGGCCTCGGTCGCGGCGGCCGGGGTGATCGGCTTCGTCGGCCTGGCCGCGCCGCATCTGGTGCGGGCCGCCGTGCGCGACGATCCAGGCCGGCTGCTGCGGCCCTCGGCCCTGGCGGGCGCGGTGCTGCTGGTCGCCGCCGACCTGGCCGCCCGGCTGATCCCGAGCGAGCAGGAGCTGAAGCTGGGCGTCGTGACAGCCCTGTTCGGCGCGCCGGTGTTCGCCTTGCTGGCCTGGCGCGCGGCGCGGAGCTGGCGGTCATGA
- a CDS encoding ABC transporter ATP-binding protein, whose amino-acid sequence MTAGWTIADARARRGRALVLDGAALSVAPGEVLGVVGPNGAGKTSLLRAGLGLMPLETGQARLAGRPVGGLNPVERARLVGYLPQERRLAWNLPALEVAALGAPDLPSSKALAVARERLERVGVADLAQRGVLDMSGGERARVLLARLLATRAPLLVADEPVAGLDPDAQLLTLDLLRAEAAAGAAVVVTLHDLGLAARSCDRILVLDHGRVAADEAPRQALSSEVLAKVFRLDGALVETPAGLIVAARRSGTPPP is encoded by the coding sequence ATGACGGCGGGCTGGACTATCGCGGACGCCAGGGCCCGGCGCGGCAGGGCGCTGGTGCTGGACGGCGCGGCCCTGAGCGTCGCGCCGGGCGAGGTGCTGGGCGTGGTTGGTCCCAATGGTGCGGGCAAGACCAGCCTGCTGCGGGCCGGGCTGGGGCTGATGCCATTGGAAACGGGGCAGGCGCGACTGGCCGGACGTCCAGTCGGCGGCCTGAACCCCGTCGAACGCGCCCGCCTGGTCGGCTATCTGCCGCAGGAACGTCGCCTGGCCTGGAACCTGCCGGCCCTGGAGGTCGCAGCCCTCGGCGCGCCGGACCTGCCCTCGAGCAAAGCCCTGGCCGTCGCCCGTGAGCGCCTGGAGCGGGTGGGCGTCGCCGATCTGGCCCAGCGCGGCGTGCTCGACATGTCGGGCGGCGAGCGCGCTCGTGTGCTGCTGGCCAGATTGCTAGCCACGCGCGCTCCGCTGCTGGTCGCCGACGAGCCGGTGGCGGGACTGGATCCCGACGCCCAGCTTCTGACGCTGGACCTGCTGCGCGCCGAGGCGGCGGCCGGCGCGGCGGTGGTCGTGACGCTGCACGACCTGGGCCTGGCGGCGCGGTCCTGCGACCGGATCCTTGTGCTGGACCACGGCCGGGTGGCGGCCGACGAGGCGCCACGCCAGGCCTTGTCGTCCGAAGTGCTGGCCAAGGTGTTCCGGCTTGACGGGGCGCTGGTCGAGACGCCGGCCGGTCTCATCGTGGCGGCGCGACGTTCAGGGACGCCGCCGCCCTAA
- a CDS encoding lytic transglycosylase domain-containing protein, with product MASGLLGKVLLGGSAVVALFGVALAQDDVDLPRAPQPYTGSATPPGLITTPPTATYATPAEADAANLRTAVASRDPATIRMAMSSIQDPLSRKIALWALVDAGAESMSFFELDQARRDLSGWPRAQRRENAAEKALALSGLDAQRMIAWFGGRDPQTAEGAMSLAAAYQAAGRTGDATNLIRRWWRDQVFELDAQRAMLARFGTLLTSDDHVRRADILLYGAQGPAARDMVALLPYDQQAAAQARIAFRSNASNANDLYAALSPAQQALPGVVFERAAYLRRKGLDTLALPLASQFPAPPPSNDAASAIWRERKQLVVSALKNGDSASAYAAANARLKEGADAAESEFYAGWIALARLKDADRAAAHFARIAEIGASPITRGRALYWQGRAAEAQGDRIAAQAFYAEGARYITTFYGQLAAEKAGIKEIRLDKDPTITQADRARFEGRELVRAVRTLMAAGARDQVRVFVLFIDDQLPSAEEEALLVDLARSYGDPDLAMRAVRTAAQRGFTLPERGYPLLDHLFTPGPGAAETAFVYSISRQESNFDPNARSAPGARGMMQLMPATAAIVARQLGESHSVDRLSDPFYNMRLGSTYLGSMVSNFSGSYIMAAAAYNAGPGRPTQWVTLCGDPRGATTDPLDFIECIPFSETRNYVMRTIETTMVYRARLNGGVAPLTLSSDLKRGGYNYAGPTGTTPSGLPPIGGSSTAIPQGGYVPGTR from the coding sequence TTGGCGTCAGGGTTGTTGGGTAAGGTGTTGCTGGGCGGATCCGCGGTGGTGGCGCTCTTCGGTGTGGCGCTTGCCCAAGATGACGTCGACCTGCCCCGTGCGCCCCAGCCCTATACGGGAAGCGCCACGCCCCCGGGCCTGATCACCACGCCGCCCACCGCGACCTACGCCACGCCCGCCGAGGCCGACGCGGCCAACCTTCGTACGGCGGTCGCCAGTCGCGATCCCGCTACGATCCGCATGGCCATGTCGAGCATCCAGGATCCGCTGTCGCGCAAGATCGCGCTCTGGGCGCTGGTCGACGCCGGAGCCGAGAGCATGAGCTTCTTCGAGCTTGACCAGGCGCGCCGCGACCTCTCGGGCTGGCCCCGCGCCCAGCGTCGCGAGAACGCCGCCGAAAAGGCCCTGGCTCTTTCTGGGCTGGACGCCCAGCGGATGATCGCCTGGTTCGGCGGCCGCGACCCGCAGACGGCGGAAGGCGCCATGTCGCTCGCCGCCGCCTACCAGGCCGCCGGCCGCACCGGCGACGCGACCAACCTGATTCGCCGCTGGTGGCGCGACCAAGTGTTCGAACTCGACGCTCAGCGCGCGATGCTGGCCCGCTTCGGCACGCTGCTGACGAGCGACGACCACGTCCGCCGCGCCGACATCCTGCTGTACGGCGCGCAAGGTCCCGCGGCCCGCGACATGGTCGCCCTGCTGCCCTACGACCAGCAGGCGGCCGCCCAGGCGCGCATCGCCTTCCGCTCGAACGCCAGCAACGCCAACGACCTCTACGCGGCGCTTTCGCCTGCCCAGCAGGCCCTGCCCGGCGTGGTCTTCGAACGCGCCGCCTATCTGCGCCGCAAGGGCCTGGACACCCTGGCCCTGCCGCTGGCCAGCCAGTTCCCCGCCCCTCCGCCCAGCAACGACGCGGCGTCCGCCATCTGGCGCGAGCGCAAGCAGTTGGTGGTGTCCGCCCTGAAGAACGGCGACAGCGCCAGCGCCTACGCCGCCGCCAACGCCCGCCTCAAGGAAGGCGCCGACGCGGCCGAAAGCGAGTTCTACGCCGGCTGGATCGCCCTGGCCCGCCTTAAGGACGCCGACCGCGCCGCCGCCCACTTCGCCCGCATCGCCGAGATCGGCGCCTCGCCGATCACCCGCGGCCGCGCCCTCTATTGGCAGGGCCGCGCCGCCGAGGCCCAGGGCGACCGCATCGCCGCCCAGGCCTTCTATGCCGAGGGCGCGCGCTACATCACCACGTTCTACGGTCAGTTGGCCGCCGAAAAGGCGGGGATCAAGGAGATCCGCCTCGACAAGGACCCGACGATCACCCAGGCCGACCGCGCTCGTTTCGAGGGCCGCGAACTGGTGCGGGCGGTGCGCACCTTGATGGCGGCCGGGGCCCGCGACCAGGTGCGGGTCTTCGTGCTGTTCATCGACGACCAACTTCCCTCCGCCGAGGAAGAGGCCCTGCTGGTGGATCTAGCCCGCAGCTACGGCGATCCGGACCTGGCCATGCGCGCGGTCCGCACCGCCGCTCAGCGCGGCTTCACCCTGCCCGAGCGCGGCTATCCGCTGCTCGACCACCTGTTCACCCCCGGACCGGGCGCGGCCGAGACGGCCTTCGTCTATTCAATCTCGCGCCAGGAAAGCAATTTCGACCCCAACGCCCGTTCCGCCCCCGGGGCGCGCGGCATGATGCAACTGATGCCGGCCACCGCCGCCATCGTCGCGCGACAGCTGGGTGAGAGCCACAGCGTCGATCGCCTGTCCGACCCGTTCTACAACATGCGCCTGGGCTCGACCTATCTAGGCAGCATGGTCAGCAATTTCAGCGGCTCGTACATCATGGCCGCCGCCGCCTACAACGCCGGGCCCGGCCGTCCGACCCAGTGGGTCACCCTGTGCGGCGATCCGCGCGGCGCCACCACCGATCCGCTGGACTTCATCGAGTGCATCCCGTTCTCGGAGACCCGCAATTACGTTATGCGGACCATCGAGACGACCATGGTGTATCGCGCCCGCCTGAACGGCGGCGTGGCCCCGCTGACCCTGTCGAGCGACCTGAAGCGTGGCGGCTACAACTATGCGGGACCGACAGGGACGACGCCAAGCGGTCTGCCGCCGATCGGCGGATCGTCCACGGCGATCCCGCAGGGCGGCTACGTGCCGGGGACGCGATAG
- the dapA gene encoding 4-hydroxy-tetrahydrodipicolinate synthase, giving the protein MAHSPFKGVIPALVTPFRDGAVDEKAFVALVERQIAGGVHGLVPVGTTGETATLSHDEHKRVVELCVQTARGRVPVIAGAGSNSTAEAIELVAHAKAVGADAALVVSPYYVRPSQEGVYQHYKAINDAVQLPVLVYNVPGRTGSDIANETLERLSKLPNIVGIKDATGDLTRASFQRIMCGPDWVMLSGDDPTALGYVAHGGHGVISVTSNVAPDACATFINACLNGEWETALYWQDRLVRLHKALFLDASPSPTKFAMAHLGLCEADVRLPIAPCSDAVKPAILEAMREAGLV; this is encoded by the coding sequence ATGGCTCATTCTCCGTTCAAGGGCGTCATTCCGGCGCTGGTCACGCCTTTCCGCGACGGCGCGGTGGACGAGAAAGCCTTCGTGGCCCTGGTCGAGCGCCAGATCGCCGGCGGCGTGCACGGCCTGGTGCCGGTCGGCACCACCGGCGAGACCGCGACCCTGAGCCACGATGAGCACAAGCGCGTTGTCGAACTGTGCGTGCAGACCGCCCGCGGCCGCGTGCCGGTGATCGCCGGGGCCGGCTCCAACTCGACCGCCGAGGCGATCGAACTAGTCGCCCACGCCAAGGCCGTCGGCGCCGACGCGGCCCTGGTGGTTTCGCCCTACTATGTGCGTCCTAGCCAGGAAGGCGTCTACCAGCACTACAAGGCGATCAACGACGCCGTGCAGTTGCCGGTGCTGGTCTACAACGTGCCGGGCCGCACAGGGTCGGACATCGCCAACGAAACCCTGGAGCGGCTGTCCAAGCTGCCCAACATCGTCGGCATCAAGGACGCCACCGGCGACCTGACTCGCGCCAGTTTCCAGCGGATCATGTGCGGCCCGGACTGGGTCATGCTGTCGGGCGACGATCCGACCGCGCTCGGCTACGTGGCCCACGGCGGCCACGGGGTGATCTCGGTGACCTCGAACGTGGCGCCGGACGCCTGCGCCACCTTCATCAACGCCTGCCTGAACGGCGAGTGGGAGACCGCGCTCTACTGGCAGGATCGCCTGGTGCGGCTGCACAAGGCGCTGTTCCTCGACGCCTCGCCGTCGCCGACCAAGTTCGCCATGGCCCACCTGGGCCTGTGCGAGGCCGACGTGCGCCTGCCGATCGCCCCGTGCAGCGACGCGGTGAAGCCGGCGATCCTTGAGGCCATGCGCGAGGCGGGTCTGGTCTGA
- the smpB gene encoding SsrA-binding protein SmpB: MTKPIAENRRARYDYFIEETVEAGLMLTGTEVKSLRVGRANIAESYASVEGREIKLINADIPPYGHANRFNHEPRRHRKLLLHRKQIDKLIGAVQRDGRTLIPLKLYWNEKGLAKLEIGLAKGKKNHDKRETEAARDWQRDKARLMKGDRGD; the protein is encoded by the coding sequence ATGACCAAGCCGATCGCCGAGAACCGCCGCGCGCGGTACGACTACTTCATCGAGGAGACCGTCGAGGCCGGGCTGATGCTGACCGGCACCGAGGTGAAGTCGTTGCGCGTGGGCCGGGCCAACATCGCCGAATCCTACGCTTCGGTCGAAGGGCGCGAGATCAAGCTGATCAACGCCGACATTCCGCCCTATGGCCACGCTAATCGCTTCAACCACGAACCCCGCCGCCACCGGAAGCTGCTGCTGCACCGCAAGCAGATCGACAAGCTGATCGGCGCGGTCCAGCGCGACGGCCGCACCCTGATCCCGCTCAAGCTCTATTGGAATGAGAAGGGCTTGGCTAAGCTGGAGATCGGCCTGGCCAAGGGCAAGAAGAACCACGACAAGCGCGAGACCGAGGCCGCCCGCGACTGGCAGCGCGACAAGGCGCGGCTGATGAAGGGCGACCGGGGGGACTGA
- a CDS encoding SDR family oxidoreductase, producing MDLGLNGKIAIVAGGSRGCGRGVAEELSREGARVVLSGRLADKVDETVEAIRESGGEATGVVADMTTEAGCATIVDAAQRAYGDCQVLVVNSPGPFPDPVTNRGRGFDNCADDVFSETHRNFVMSQVWLARAVIPAMRSDGWGRLVNIGSIAMKTPHLEDPMPAVNTRVAVAALMKSLAQEFGPYGITANTIATGPFDSELSREYRASGTGVKTAEWYRAMLPVGRWGRPEEMGALVAFLCSTRASFLTGETIRIDGGYTKSLF from the coding sequence ATGGATCTGGGTCTCAACGGAAAGATCGCCATCGTCGCCGGTGGGAGTCGGGGCTGCGGACGGGGCGTGGCGGAGGAACTGAGCCGGGAAGGCGCGCGGGTCGTGCTGTCGGGCCGGCTGGCCGACAAGGTGGACGAGACGGTCGAGGCGATCCGCGAGAGCGGGGGCGAGGCGACGGGCGTGGTCGCCGACATGACCACCGAGGCCGGTTGCGCGACGATCGTCGACGCCGCCCAGCGAGCGTACGGCGATTGCCAGGTCCTGGTGGTCAATTCGCCGGGGCCGTTTCCCGATCCCGTGACCAACCGGGGACGCGGCTTCGACAATTGCGCCGACGACGTCTTCAGCGAGACCCACCGCAATTTCGTGATGAGCCAGGTCTGGCTCGCCCGAGCGGTGATCCCCGCCATGCGGAGCGACGGCTGGGGCCGCCTGGTCAATATCGGCTCCATCGCCATGAAGACGCCGCACCTTGAGGACCCAATGCCCGCGGTCAACACGCGCGTGGCCGTCGCCGCCCTGATGAAGAGCTTGGCCCAGGAGTTCGGGCCGTACGGGATCACCGCCAACACCATCGCCACGGGCCCGTTCGACAGCGAGCTGTCGCGCGAGTATCGCGCCTCGGGGACCGGGGTGAAGACCGCCGAGTGGTACAGGGCGATGCTGCCGGTCGGCCGCTGGGGACGTCCGGAGGAGATGGGCGCCCTGGTCGCCTTCCTTTGCTCGACCCGGGCGAGCTTCCTGACGGGGGAGACCATCCGCATCGACGGCGGCTACACCAAAAGCCTGTTCTGA
- a CDS encoding spermidine synthase gives MIPWQHLDTAQVPGDGEDLRLMRRGTEFSIMTGGIELMNSRLSGSEEAMAALAFERVGQRPRARVLIGGLGMGFTLRAALAAFGADAEIVVAELVPAVVAWARGPLADLHGASLDDPRVSIHQGDVGEPIRAGEAAFDAILLDVDNGPGGLSRKENDGLYSPTGLAAAKRALRPGGVLEVWSSTRDSAFTQRLKRAGYGVEEIGVRAHKGRGARHVIWMATRP, from the coding sequence ATGATCCCCTGGCAGCATCTCGACACCGCCCAGGTGCCCGGCGACGGCGAAGACCTGCGGCTGATGCGGCGCGGGACCGAGTTCTCGATCATGACCGGCGGCATCGAACTGATGAACAGCCGGCTCAGCGGCTCGGAAGAGGCGATGGCCGCCCTGGCCTTCGAGCGCGTCGGCCAACGCCCCAGGGCGCGGGTGCTGATCGGCGGGCTGGGCATGGGCTTCACCTTGCGCGCCGCCCTCGCCGCCTTCGGAGCCGACGCGGAGATTGTCGTGGCCGAACTCGTGCCGGCTGTCGTCGCCTGGGCGCGGGGCCCGCTAGCGGACCTGCACGGGGCCAGCCTCGACGATCCCCGGGTCAGCATTCACCAGGGTGACGTCGGGGAGCCGATCCGCGCCGGCGAAGCGGCCTTCGACGCCATACTGCTGGACGTCGACAATGGGCCTGGCGGCCTCAGCCGCAAGGAGAATGACGGCCTCTACAGCCCGACGGGCCTGGCCGCCGCCAAGCGCGCCCTGCGCCCTGGCGGGGTGCTGGAGGTCTGGTCCTCGACCCGCGACAGCGCCTTCACCCAGCGCCTGAAACGCGCCGGCTACGGGGTGGAGGAGATCGGCGTCCGCGCCCACAAGGGACGCGGTGCGCGGCATGTGATCTGGATGGCGACGCGACCCTGA
- a CDS encoding class II aldolase/adducin family protein has protein sequence MADGASPIATSLKDKVSEAEWKARVDLAALYRLVAVHGWDDMIFTHISARIPGPEHHFLINPYGMFFGEMTASCLVKVDLDGNVIDKTPYFINPAGFTIHSAVHAAREDAHFVMHLHTDQGVAVSANKEGLLPLSQHSLIVLPQLAYHDYEGIALNLDERERLVADLGEKKLMMLRNHGTLSVGTTAAECWLGMFFLERACAQQVMALSAGRQNVLEAPDAAQAEVRSQTGMGMGMIAGLAWPGCLRKLDRESPGYVD, from the coding sequence ATGGCCGACGGTGCATCGCCCATCGCCACGTCGCTCAAGGACAAGGTCAGCGAGGCCGAATGGAAGGCTCGCGTCGATCTGGCCGCGCTCTATCGCCTGGTCGCCGTCCACGGCTGGGACGACATGATCTTCACCCACATCTCGGCCCGCATTCCCGGACCGGAGCACCATTTCCTGATCAACCCCTACGGCATGTTCTTCGGCGAGATGACCGCTTCATGCCTGGTCAAGGTCGACCTGGACGGCAATGTCATCGACAAGACGCCGTACTTCATCAATCCGGCGGGCTTCACGATCCATTCGGCGGTCCACGCCGCCCGCGAGGACGCCCATTTCGTCATGCACCTGCACACCGATCAGGGCGTGGCGGTGTCCGCAAACAAGGAAGGTCTGCTGCCGCTGTCGCAGCATTCGCTAATTGTCTTGCCTCAGCTCGCCTATCACGACTATGAAGGCATTGCGCTCAACCTTGACGAACGGGAACGCCTGGTGGCCGACCTCGGCGAGAAAAAGCTGATGATGCTGCGAAACCACGGCACCCTGTCCGTGGGGACGACGGCGGCCGAGTGCTGGTTGGGCATGTTCTTCCTGGAACGGGCCTGCGCCCAGCAGGTGATGGCGTTGAGCGCGGGTCGCCAGAACGTGCTCGAAGCGCCGGACGCCGCCCAGGCCGAGGTCCGCAGCCAGACCGGCATGGGCATGGGCATGATCGCCGGCCTGGCCTGGCCGGGCTGCTTGCGCAAACTCGACCGGGAGTCCCCCGGTTACGTGGATTGA